A single region of the Montipora capricornis isolate CH-2021 chromosome 13, ASM3666992v2, whole genome shotgun sequence genome encodes:
- the LOC138028423 gene encoding protein unc-13 homolog C-like produces MVTVRELLKVQESALKAIFESMISSFSSRLDDVVKTVSSLKASLEFSQKEIEDLKPLNLKLSEATRDIDQIKCDFSGMQLKTEYLENQSRRNNIRVSGIPEAVGETWEVSEAKVKAVIKEKLQIDVDIERAHRVERRKPSKRQNTNQPRTTVCRLRDWKQREAVVRKARKVKPEGLYVSEDLAPETLLKREAQIPKLKAAKESGKIAYFILDRLVIREKPA; encoded by the coding sequence ATGGTCACAGTAAGAGAGCTTTTAAAGGTGCAGGAATCTGCTCTAAAGGCCATATTCGAGTCTATGATCAGCTCATTTTCGTCGAGGTTGGACGACGTGGTCAAAACTGTTTCCTCTTTGAAAGCCAGTTTGGAGTTTTCACAGAAAGAGATTGAAGATCTTAAACCTCTAAACTTAAAGTTGTCCGAGGCCACCAGGGACATTGACCAGATCAAGTGTGACTTTAGCGGAATGCAGCTGAAGACAGAATACCTTGAAAACCAGTCCAGGAGAAATAATATCAGGGTGAGTGGCATTCCTGAAGCGGTGGGCGAAACTTGGGAGGTTTCGGAAGCGAAGGTGAAGGCGGTTATCAAGGAGAAGTTGCAGATAGACGTGGATATCGAGAGGGCCCACAGGGTAGAGCGCCGAAAGCCAAGCAAGAGGCAGAACACCAACCAACCGAGAACGACTGTTTGCCGCTTGCGAGACTGGAAGCAGAGGGAAGCAGTGGTCAGGAAAGCTCGCAAAGTCAAGCCCGAAGGTCTCTATGTGAGCGAGGATCTGGCTCCCGAGACCCTACTCAAGCGGGAAGCCCAAATTCCAAAGTTAAAAGCAGCTAAGGAGTCAGGTAAAATAGCCTATTTCATACTTGATAGGCTTGTTATTCGTGAAAAACCAGCGTGA